A single genomic interval of Prionailurus viverrinus isolate Anna chromosome A2, UM_Priviv_1.0, whole genome shotgun sequence harbors:
- the BORCS8 gene encoding BLOC-1-related complex subunit 8 isoform X9: MWPLIPLDVTDKFTESVYVLANEPSVALYRLQEHVRRSLPELAQHKADMQRWEEQSQGAIYTVEYACSAVKNLVDSSVYFRSVEGLLKQAISIRDHMNAAAQSHSPDEPPLPSSA, translated from the exons ATGTGGCCTTTAATACCCCTTGATG TCACAGACAAGTTCACTGAGAGTGTCTATGTCCTGGCCAATGAGCCATCCGTGGCCCTGTACCGGCTGCAGGAGCACGTGCGCCGCTCTCTGCCTGAGCTGGCCCAGCATAAG GCTGACATGCAGCGATGGGAGGAGCAGAGCCAGGGAGCCATTTACACAGTGGAGTATGCCTGCAG TGCTGTGAAGAACCTTGTTGACAGCAGCGTCTACTTCCGCAGCGTGGAGGGTCTTCTGAAACAGGCCATCAGCATCCGGGACCACATGAATGCTGCCGCCCAGAGCCACAG CCCTGACGAaccacccctgccctcctcagCTTGA
- the BORCS8 gene encoding BLOC-1-related complex subunit 8 isoform X7, with protein MWPLIPLDGDPAPEWTLDTPRCSGWTRGLSSQESYALSLCVSAALPLLCHPPPRPPTFDLLGPVTDKFTESVYVLANEPSVALYRLQEHVRRSLPELAQHKADMQRWEEQSQGAIYTVEYACSAVKNLVDSSVYFRSVEGLLKQAISIRDHMNAAAQSHSPDEPPLPSSA; from the exons ATGTGGCCTTTAATACCCCTTGATG GTGACCCAGCTCCTGAGTGGACACTGGACACCCCTCGCTGCTCTGGCTGGACTCGCGGATTAAGCAGTCAGGagtcttatgctttgtctctttgtgtctctgccgcccttcccttgctctgccaccccccaccccggcccccaacTTTTGATTTGCTCGGCCCAGTCACAGACAAGTTCACTGAGAGTGTCTATGTCCTGGCCAATGAGCCATCCGTGGCCCTGTACCGGCTGCAGGAGCACGTGCGCCGCTCTCTGCCTGAGCTGGCCCAGCATAAG GCTGACATGCAGCGATGGGAGGAGCAGAGCCAGGGAGCCATTTACACAGTGGAGTATGCCTGCAG TGCTGTGAAGAACCTTGTTGACAGCAGCGTCTACTTCCGCAGCGTGGAGGGTCTTCTGAAACAGGCCATCAGCATCCGGGACCACATGAATGCTGCCGCCCAGAGCCACAG CCCTGACGAaccacccctgccctcctcagCTTGA
- the BORCS8 gene encoding BLOC-1-related complex subunit 8 isoform X5 gives MMSKAFLDYLLQPITGTTGDPAPEWTLDTPRCSGWTRGLSSQESYALSLCVSAALPLLCHPPPRPPTFDLLGPVTDKFTESVYVLANEPSVALYRLQEHVRRSLPELAQHKADMQRWEEQSQGAIYTVEYACSAVKNLVDSSVYFRSVEGLLKQAISIRDHMNAAAQSHSPDEPPLPSSA, from the exons ATGATGAGCAAAGCCTTTCTTGATTATCTCCTTCAACCCATCACTGGGACCACAGGTGACCCAGCTCCTGAGTGGACACTGGACACCCCTCGCTGCTCTGGCTGGACTCGCGGATTAAGCAGTCAGGagtcttatgctttgtctctttgtgtctctgccgcccttcccttgctctgccaccccccaccccggcccccaacTTTTGATTTGCTCGGCCCAGTCACAGACAAGTTCACTGAGAGTGTCTATGTCCTGGCCAATGAGCCATCCGTGGCCCTGTACCGGCTGCAGGAGCACGTGCGCCGCTCTCTGCCTGAGCTGGCCCAGCATAAG GCTGACATGCAGCGATGGGAGGAGCAGAGCCAGGGAGCCATTTACACAGTGGAGTATGCCTGCAG TGCTGTGAAGAACCTTGTTGACAGCAGCGTCTACTTCCGCAGCGTGGAGGGTCTTCTGAAACAGGCCATCAGCATCCGGGACCACATGAATGCTGCCGCCCAGAGCCACAG CCCTGACGAaccacccctgccctcctcagCTTGA
- the BORCS8 gene encoding BLOC-1-related complex subunit 8 isoform X8: protein MEEPEMQLKGKKVTDKFTESVYVLANEPSVALYRLQEHVRRSLPELAQHKADMQRWEEQSQGAIYTVEYACSAVKNLVDSSVYFRSVEGLLKQAISIRDHMNAAAQSHSPDEPPLPSSA, encoded by the exons TCACAGACAAGTTCACTGAGAGTGTCTATGTCCTGGCCAATGAGCCATCCGTGGCCCTGTACCGGCTGCAGGAGCACGTGCGCCGCTCTCTGCCTGAGCTGGCCCAGCATAAG GCTGACATGCAGCGATGGGAGGAGCAGAGCCAGGGAGCCATTTACACAGTGGAGTATGCCTGCAG TGCTGTGAAGAACCTTGTTGACAGCAGCGTCTACTTCCGCAGCGTGGAGGGTCTTCTGAAACAGGCCATCAGCATCCGGGACCACATGAATGCTGCCGCCCAGAGCCACAG CCCTGACGAaccacccctgccctcctcagCTTGA
- the BORCS8 gene encoding BLOC-1-related complex subunit 8 isoform X6 has protein sequence MEEPEMQLKGKKGDPAPEWTLDTPRCSGWTRGLSSQESYALSLCVSAALPLLCHPPPRPPTFDLLGPVTDKFTESVYVLANEPSVALYRLQEHVRRSLPELAQHKADMQRWEEQSQGAIYTVEYACSAVKNLVDSSVYFRSVEGLLKQAISIRDHMNAAAQSHSPDEPPLPSSA, from the exons GTGACCCAGCTCCTGAGTGGACACTGGACACCCCTCGCTGCTCTGGCTGGACTCGCGGATTAAGCAGTCAGGagtcttatgctttgtctctttgtgtctctgccgcccttcccttgctctgccaccccccaccccggcccccaacTTTTGATTTGCTCGGCCCAGTCACAGACAAGTTCACTGAGAGTGTCTATGTCCTGGCCAATGAGCCATCCGTGGCCCTGTACCGGCTGCAGGAGCACGTGCGCCGCTCTCTGCCTGAGCTGGCCCAGCATAAG GCTGACATGCAGCGATGGGAGGAGCAGAGCCAGGGAGCCATTTACACAGTGGAGTATGCCTGCAG TGCTGTGAAGAACCTTGTTGACAGCAGCGTCTACTTCCGCAGCGTGGAGGGTCTTCTGAAACAGGCCATCAGCATCCGGGACCACATGAATGCTGCCGCCCAGAGCCACAG CCCTGACGAaccacccctgccctcctcagCTTGA